One Campylobacter concisus DNA segment encodes these proteins:
- a CDS encoding RNA polymerase sigma factor FliA: MYELKQKQLNAYKSTIKKEQDEIVLKYMPALRAMAFRLKERLPSSIDVNDLISVGVEEMIKLSRKYDKEQNDSFWGYGKKRIYGSMLDYLRALDVVSRSDRKLVKSINTEIDNYFNTHEEEPSDEYLADKLNEDIEKIREARGVSGIITILPIDEQMELIGQSDVEKSVEKEDLILKIESALKDFDERDQMIVQLYYYEELNLKEISEIMNISESRISQIHKRLLDRIRRSLGV; the protein is encoded by the coding sequence ATGTACGAACTAAAGCAAAAGCAGCTTAACGCTTATAAAAGCACCATTAAAAAAGAGCAAGACGAGATCGTCTTAAAATACATGCCAGCTCTGCGCGCTATGGCGTTTAGGCTAAAGGAGCGCTTGCCTTCAAGTATCGACGTAAACGACCTTATAAGTGTTGGCGTTGAAGAGATGATAAAGCTTAGCAGGAAGTATGACAAAGAGCAAAACGACTCATTTTGGGGATATGGCAAAAAGAGAATTTATGGCTCAATGCTTGACTACCTAAGAGCTCTTGACGTCGTTAGTAGAAGCGATAGAAAGCTAGTAAAGAGCATAAATACCGAGATAGATAACTACTTTAACACACACGAAGAAGAGCCAAGCGACGAGTATCTGGCTGATAAACTAAATGAAGATATCGAAAAGATAAGAGAGGCAAGGGGGGTTAGTGGCATCATCACCATCCTGCCAATAGACGAGCAAATGGAGCTAATCGGTCAAAGCGATGTTGAAAAAAGCGTAGAAAAAGAGGATCTTATCTTAAAGATCGAAAGTGCGTTAAAAGACTTTGATGAGCGTGATCAGATGATAGTTCAGCTCTATTACTACGAAGAGCTAAATTTAAAAGAGATCAGCGAGATAATGAACATCAGCGAGAGTAGAATTTCACAAATTCATAAACGTTTGCTTGATCGCATCAGACGCAGCTTGGGGGTTTAA
- the fliM gene encoding flagellar motor switch protein FliM, giving the protein MADILSQEEIDALLEVVDEDGDTSNIEIEESPQGEQKQIIIYDFKRPNRVSKEQLRAIKGIHDKLARNLASQISSVMRSIVELRLHSVDQMTYGEFLMSLPSPTSFNVFSIKPLDGNCILEINPSIAFPMIDRLLGGTGENFEANRELTDIEVNLLDAVLRMIMQRLKESWSMITDMYPNVEAKESSPNVVQIVSQNEIVIMVVMEIIVGGSSGMINLCYPVIYLEPILSRLANRDIMLGETSAKKSRNKELKTLIGRAEVLYEAILGKSIVSVNEFLNLKEGDILRLDRGADDKAIVCIDKKEVFLAEVGLHRFRKSIKIEQLIRSDKDEIKHILEKYEEERKAKLMAYDEANEHNNEEESEDNDE; this is encoded by the coding sequence ATGGCTGATATTTTAAGTCAAGAAGAGATAGATGCGCTACTTGAAGTCGTCGATGAAGACGGCGATACGAGCAATATCGAGATAGAAGAGAGCCCGCAAGGCGAGCAAAAACAGATCATTATCTATGACTTCAAGCGTCCAAACCGCGTCAGTAAAGAGCAACTTCGTGCGATAAAAGGTATCCACGATAAGCTTGCTAGAAATTTGGCTAGTCAAATTTCAAGCGTTATGAGAAGTATCGTCGAGCTTAGACTTCACAGCGTAGATCAGATGACATACGGCGAGTTTTTGATGAGTTTGCCAAGCCCAACTAGCTTTAACGTCTTTTCTATCAAGCCACTTGATGGAAACTGCATCTTAGAGATAAACCCAAGCATAGCATTTCCTATGATAGATCGTTTGCTTGGCGGAACTGGTGAAAATTTCGAGGCAAACAGAGAGCTAACTGACATCGAGGTAAATTTACTTGATGCGGTGCTTAGGATGATCATGCAGCGCCTAAAAGAGAGCTGGTCGATGATAACTGATATGTATCCAAACGTCGAGGCAAAAGAGAGCAGTCCAAACGTCGTGCAGATCGTCTCTCAAAACGAGATCGTCATCATGGTCGTCATGGAGATCATCGTTGGTGGCTCAAGCGGCATGATAAATTTATGCTATCCAGTCATCTACCTAGAGCCGATCCTTTCGCGCCTTGCAAACAGGGACATCATGCTTGGCGAAACGAGCGCTAAAAAGAGCAGAAACAAAGAGCTAAAAACGCTAATAGGCCGTGCTGAGGTGCTTTATGAGGCGATCCTTGGTAAATCAATCGTTAGCGTAAATGAGTTTTTAAATTTAAAAGAGGGCGATATCTTAAGGCTTGATAGAGGAGCTGATGATAAGGCGATCGTTTGTATCGATAAAAAAGAGGTATTTTTAGCTGAAGTTGGGCTTCATAGATTTAGAAAGTCTATCAAGATTGAGCAGCTAATCCGCTCTGACAAAGACGAGATCAAACACATCCTAGAAAAATACGAAGAAGAGCGAAAAGCAAAACTAATGGCATACGACGAGGCCAACGAACACAACAACGAAGAAGAGAGCGAAGATAATGACGAATGA